In Maridesulfovibrio sp., a single genomic region encodes these proteins:
- a CDS encoding TrkA family potassium uptake protein, protein MSEKIEVGVIGLGKFGLELAITLRKLGHSVTGIDSSEERVKAAKPYLAQVFEADGTDPQTLEQLSFQDFNYVVVSTGDSMEASILVVLNLQEIGVNKIWVKAISEAHKKVLSKMGVDFVVFPEHFAAKQLAHKLATPGMVEYLSMGQDILIKEREAADWAGKTLIDLNLTNNYQVQVIAIRKAGSDDLDFVPKANDPLDKSDVLIMIGQRENLLKLPD, encoded by the coding sequence TTGTCAGAAAAAATTGAAGTCGGAGTTATCGGTCTGGGCAAATTCGGTCTGGAACTGGCCATCACCTTGCGCAAGCTGGGACACAGCGTCACCGGCATAGACAGCAGCGAGGAACGGGTCAAGGCTGCAAAGCCATATCTTGCGCAGGTTTTTGAAGCCGACGGCACCGATCCGCAGACATTGGAACAACTCAGTTTTCAGGATTTCAACTACGTGGTGGTTTCCACCGGCGACTCCATGGAGGCAAGCATTCTGGTGGTGCTCAACCTTCAGGAAATCGGGGTCAACAAGATCTGGGTCAAGGCCATCAGTGAGGCGCACAAAAAGGTGCTGAGCAAGATGGGGGTGGATTTTGTCGTCTTTCCGGAACATTTCGCTGCCAAACAGCTTGCCCATAAGCTGGCCACACCCGGAATGGTGGAATATCTTTCCATGGGGCAGGACATACTGATCAAGGAGCGCGAGGCTGCCGACTGGGCGGGCAAGACGCTTATCGACCTTAATCTGACCAACAACTATCAGGTACAGGTCATCGCCATCAGGAAGGCCGGATCGGATGACCTCGACTTTGTTCCCAAGGCAAACGACCCGCTGGACAAGAGTGATGTGCTGATCATGATCGGACAGCGCGAGAACCTGCTCAAACTTCCGGATTAG
- a CDS encoding potassium transporter TrkG, translating to MNSKASSPFWMPVYAFLAAIVVGGLLLKLDVCHPGRDLSFIDAFFTATSAVCVTGLAVVDTGTFFSHAGQLVILALIQLGGLGIMTYASLVIYLLGKKVSASDRIAVSQTLIHDPSFNIGHFIVGVVVAVLSIEGIGAILLNRLDPVGFDFYSAVFHSISAFCNAGFSLYSDSLTAWRDNPGVNAVFMALIIMGGLGFYVMTELWQKLCDLIRSRKSKVSAHAISWHTRIVLETSLFLIIAGGVVIYFIENLKARAVSSEGVGTLAALFQSVTCRTAGFNSMDISSMTNISLLIMIGLMLIGGSPGSCAGGLKTTTFRTWLGFIISKIKGHSQVKVGWYALSEESVNRALTLLTIASVILGSAIIALSISEGNYLPHTRARGHFIELTFEAVSAFATVGLSTGVTPTLSGAGKMIIIMLMFVGRLGPVWLLTAINSWQSEPRYRLPEDDLPLG from the coding sequence ATGAATTCAAAAGCGTCCTCACCTTTCTGGATGCCCGTCTATGCATTTCTGGCAGCAATAGTTGTCGGCGGGCTGCTCCTGAAACTTGATGTCTGTCATCCTGGAAGGGATCTTTCCTTCATAGATGCCTTTTTTACCGCCACCTCGGCGGTTTGCGTCACCGGGCTGGCTGTTGTGGATACCGGGACTTTTTTCAGCCACGCCGGGCAGTTGGTGATCCTTGCACTGATTCAGCTCGGAGGGCTGGGCATAATGACCTATGCCAGTCTGGTCATCTACCTGCTCGGCAAGAAGGTCAGCGCGTCCGACCGCATCGCGGTCAGCCAGACCCTTATCCACGATCCATCGTTCAATATCGGCCATTTTATTGTCGGCGTTGTTGTTGCGGTCCTATCCATAGAAGGCATAGGAGCCATTCTGCTCAACAGGCTTGATCCGGTCGGGTTTGATTTTTATTCAGCGGTGTTTCATTCCATATCGGCATTCTGCAATGCCGGATTTTCGCTTTACTCGGACAGTCTGACCGCATGGAGGGACAACCCCGGCGTCAACGCGGTGTTCATGGCTTTGATCATCATGGGCGGACTCGGATTTTACGTAATGACCGAGCTTTGGCAGAAACTGTGCGACCTGATCCGTTCCCGTAAAAGCAAGGTTTCGGCTCACGCCATTTCGTGGCACACCAGAATAGTGCTCGAAACATCGCTGTTTCTGATTATTGCCGGGGGAGTGGTGATCTATTTCATAGAAAACCTGAAGGCCCGTGCCGTCAGCAGTGAAGGAGTGGGCACACTTGCCGCCCTGTTCCAGTCGGTCACCTGCCGTACTGCCGGATTCAATTCCATGGATATCTCGTCAATGACCAACATCTCGCTGCTGATCATGATCGGGCTGATGCTCATCGGAGGGTCTCCCGGATCATGTGCCGGCGGCCTCAAGACAACTACCTTCAGGACCTGGCTGGGGTTCATCATATCCAAGATCAAGGGGCACTCGCAGGTAAAGGTCGGCTGGTACGCACTTAGCGAGGAGAGCGTCAACCGCGCGCTTACCCTTTTGACCATTGCCAGCGTGATTCTGGGCTCGGCCATAATCGCCTTGAGCATAAGTGAAGGGAACTACCTGCCGCACACCCGGGCCAGGGGACATTTCATAGAACTCACTTTCGAAGCCGTTTCTGCTTTTGCCACAGTCGGGCTGTCCACAGGGGTAACTCCCACATTGAGCGGTGCAGGAAAGATGATTATAATCATGTTGATGTTTGTCGGTCGTCTGGGACCTGTCTGGCTGCTGACGGCAATCAACAGCTGGCAGAGCGAACCCCGCTACAGGCTGCCGGAAGATGACCTGCCCCTCGGGTAG
- a CDS encoding ATP-binding cassette domain-containing protein, protein MALISVNDVSMSFGGPLLLDGVSFQVEEGQRICIVGRNGEGKSTLLRLMSGDLVPDAGTIACQKGTSVARLSQKVPEVLKGTVFEVVAGGLGELGQALSRYHTVSLEVANGGDVSRLSEIEEVMEKHGGWEALTTIEMVISRLSLSAEMRFENLSGGLKRRALLARALASAPDVLLLDEPTNHLDIDSIAWLEEFILKNIKTLIFITHDRMFLRRIATRIIELDRGNLADWACDYDTFLKRKEDLLAAEEKNWSEFDKKLAREEVWIRQGIKARRTRNEGRVRALKKMRDERNVRRERTGSVSMEIQEADRSGKMVAEVVGATYSWDGNPVFKGLTTTIMRGDRVGIIGPNGAGKTTLINVLLGRLNPDSGSVRLGTKLEISYFDQHREQLDPDRSVRDSVADGNDTVTINGRAKHVMGYLKDFLFSPDRANYPVSVLSGGERNRLLLARLFTRPSNLLIMDEPTNDLDAETLELLEDRLMEYPGTVIIVSHDRAFLNNVVTGTLAFEGNCKVREYIGGYDDWVRQRPEKEPEAKPKTAKPKSRKSPDSRPEKLSYKEQREFEALEAEILELPGRIEALESAIEDIQTRMADPEFYKKSAEEMASAQKQLEEAEAEHESAFARWEEVEEKLAVLRERTGRQ, encoded by the coding sequence ATGGCTTTAATCAGCGTAAACGATGTTTCCATGTCTTTCGGCGGGCCTTTGCTGCTGGACGGAGTTTCCTTTCAGGTGGAGGAAGGTCAGCGGATTTGTATTGTGGGGCGTAACGGAGAGGGCAAATCCACCCTGCTGCGGCTCATGAGCGGAGATCTGGTCCCGGACGCCGGTACCATTGCCTGCCAGAAGGGAACTTCGGTCGCCCGGCTTTCACAAAAGGTCCCGGAAGTTCTTAAAGGAACCGTTTTCGAGGTTGTCGCCGGAGGACTCGGTGAACTCGGTCAGGCCTTGTCCCGTTATCACACGGTAAGCCTTGAGGTGGCGAACGGAGGAGATGTTTCCAGACTTTCCGAGATTGAGGAAGTCATGGAAAAGCATGGAGGGTGGGAAGCTCTGACCACTATTGAAATGGTCATTTCCCGGTTGTCGCTCAGTGCCGAAATGCGCTTCGAGAACCTGTCCGGCGGACTCAAGCGTCGGGCGCTGCTGGCCCGTGCGCTGGCCAGCGCTCCGGATGTTCTGCTGCTTGACGAGCCCACCAACCATCTGGACATAGATTCCATTGCCTGGCTGGAAGAGTTTATCCTCAAGAATATCAAGACCCTGATTTTCATTACTCACGACCGTATGTTCCTGCGCCGTATAGCAACCCGTATAATCGAGCTGGACCGCGGGAACCTTGCCGACTGGGCCTGCGATTACGATACCTTTTTGAAGCGCAAGGAGGATCTGCTCGCAGCCGAAGAGAAGAACTGGTCCGAGTTCGACAAGAAGCTGGCCCGCGAGGAAGTCTGGATACGGCAGGGCATAAAGGCCCGGCGTACCAGAAACGAGGGCAGGGTGCGTGCGCTGAAGAAAATGCGCGATGAACGCAACGTCCGGCGTGAACGCACCGGCAGTGTCAGCATGGAAATTCAGGAAGCCGATCGTTCCGGCAAGATGGTCGCGGAGGTTGTCGGCGCGACCTATTCGTGGGACGGGAATCCCGTTTTCAAGGGCCTGACGACAACCATAATGCGCGGTGACCGCGTAGGTATAATCGGACCCAACGGTGCGGGCAAGACAACGCTTATAAACGTGCTGCTGGGCAGGCTCAATCCGGATAGCGGGAGTGTCCGGCTCGGTACCAAGCTTGAAATTTCGTATTTTGACCAGCACCGCGAGCAGCTTGACCCGGACAGGTCCGTTCGCGACAGCGTGGCTGACGGAAACGACACCGTGACCATTAACGGCCGGGCCAAGCACGTCATGGGCTATCTCAAGGATTTTCTGTTTTCGCCGGACCGGGCCAATTATCCGGTCAGCGTTCTTTCCGGCGGAGAGAGGAACAGGCTGCTGCTGGCGAGACTGTTCACCAGACCGTCCAACCTGCTGATAATGGACGAACCTACCAACGATCTGGATGCCGAAACCCTTGAACTGCTTGAGGACCGGCTGATGGAATATCCCGGAACCGTGATTATCGTCAGCCACGACAGGGCGTTTCTGAACAACGTGGTCACCGGGACACTGGCGTTCGAGGGGAACTGCAAGGTTCGGGAATACATTGGCGGATATGACGACTGGGTACGCCAGCGCCCTGAAAAGGAACCTGAAGCCAAGCCGAAGACAGCCAAACCGAAGAGCAGAAAATCGCCGGACAGTCGTCCTGAAAAACTCAGCTATAAGGAACAGCGTGAATTCGAAGCGCTGGAGGCAGAAATTCTGGAGCTCCCCGGCAGGATAGAAGCTTTGGAGTCCGCAATCGAAGATATTCAGACTCGGATGGCCGACCCGGAATTCTACAAGAAGTCGGCAGAGGAAATGGCCTCGGCCCAGAAACAGCTGGAAGAGGCTGAGGCCGAGCACGAATCCGCTTTCGCCCGCTGGGAAGAAGTGGAAGAAAAACTGGCCGTGCTCCGGGAACGCACCGGCAGGCAATAG
- a CDS encoding Hpt domain-containing protein, giving the protein MSTGDRLLDIFQEETLERLDNIESGLLELENYSDGCPPELINSIFRDAHSVKAGSNLLKLYRIEELSHKLENVLEMIRSEGLIPTELIITASLESVDKLRSLTEDVLNSNEKSIRLQKTMLEVSVQRALSNES; this is encoded by the coding sequence ATGAGCACAGGCGACAGGCTGCTTGACATATTCCAGGAAGAAACACTGGAACGGCTGGACAATATCGAATCCGGCCTGCTCGAATTGGAGAACTATTCCGACGGCTGCCCTCCGGAATTGATAAATTCCATTTTCAGGGATGCCCATTCCGTAAAGGCAGGGTCCAACCTGCTTAAACTCTACCGCATTGAAGAACTTTCCCACAAGCTTGAAAACGTTCTTGAAATGATCCGCTCCGAAGGGCTTATCCCCACAGAACTGATCATCACCGCTTCACTGGAATCCGTGGACAAGCTGCGGTCTTTAACCGAAGACGTCCTCAACAGCAACGAAAAAAGCATCCGCCTGCAAAAGACAATGCTTGAGGTTTCGGTCCAGCGCGCCCTCTCCAACGAAAGCTGA
- a CDS encoding bifunctional 3-deoxy-7-phosphoheptulonate synthase/chorismate mutase type II, translating to MSVQLDITGLDSWGFNNDGPLIIAGPCSAESREQLLETAKGIADKGVHILRAGIWKPRTRPNCFEGMGEEGLKWLVEAKEATGLPISCETANPEHVELCLKYGVDMIWVGARTTVNPFAVQALADSLKGTDIPVLVKNPINPDVELWIGALERLNKAGVKKLGAIHRGFSSARPSEYRNAPNWRIFIELRRRCETLPIICDPSHLCGKRELIPGVAQKALDLLFDGLMIESHINPDVALSDSKQQFTPEDLGKVLAGLKPKHASVEDEEFVHSMESSRARLEEIDDAIVELLAERMAIGRKIGQMKCERGIALLQPTQWKKTVEKRTREGVARGMDEHFMLRVFQYIHEESLRQQECVLAGEE from the coding sequence ATGAGCGTTCAACTCGATATAACAGGTTTGGATTCTTGGGGATTCAACAACGACGGCCCGCTGATCATAGCCGGTCCATGCAGCGCCGAATCCCGCGAACAGCTTCTTGAAACCGCAAAAGGTATTGCCGACAAAGGCGTACACATCCTGCGCGCCGGTATATGGAAACCGCGCACCCGCCCCAACTGCTTTGAAGGCATGGGCGAAGAAGGTCTCAAGTGGCTTGTTGAAGCCAAGGAAGCGACCGGGCTGCCCATCTCCTGCGAAACCGCCAATCCCGAACACGTGGAACTCTGCCTCAAATACGGTGTGGACATGATCTGGGTCGGCGCAAGAACCACCGTAAACCCGTTTGCGGTCCAGGCCCTTGCCGACAGCCTCAAAGGAACCGATATTCCCGTGCTGGTCAAAAACCCCATCAACCCGGACGTTGAGCTCTGGATCGGCGCCCTGGAACGCCTGAACAAGGCCGGGGTGAAAAAACTCGGTGCCATTCATCGCGGTTTCTCTTCCGCCCGTCCCAGCGAATACCGCAATGCCCCCAACTGGAGAATTTTCATTGAACTGCGCCGCCGCTGTGAAACTCTGCCCATTATCTGCGACCCGAGCCATCTCTGCGGAAAAAGGGAGCTTATCCCCGGCGTTGCTCAGAAAGCACTCGACCTGCTCTTTGACGGCCTGATGATCGAGTCACACATCAACCCTGATGTAGCACTCAGCGACAGCAAGCAGCAGTTCACCCCCGAAGATCTCGGCAAGGTGCTGGCCGGACTCAAGCCCAAACATGCCTCTGTGGAAGATGAAGAATTCGTCCACAGCATGGAAAGCAGCCGCGCCCGTCTGGAAGAAATCGACGACGCCATTGTAGAACTGCTGGCCGAACGCATGGCCATCGGCCGCAAGATCGGCCAGATGAAGTGCGAGCGCGGCATTGCACTGCTGCAGCCCACACAGTGGAAAAAGACCGTTGAAAAACGTACTCGCGAAGGTGTTGCCCGCGGAATGGACGAACACTTCATGCTGCGCGTATTCCAGTACATCCATGAAGAATCCCTGCGCCAGCAGGAATGCGTTCTGGCCGGAGAAGAATAA
- the aroB gene encoding 3-dehydroquinate synthase yields the protein MPTVSVELRGEFDNSYEINVGCSLMDTVVADLCERKYGHTPVIICDENTRELFGLEMSEKLALKDIEALLLTVPAGENSKSLDVFRSLLEAMLEAGINRQDVVVALGGGVVGDLSGYVAGSYMRGINFVQVPTTLLSQVDSSVGGKVAVNISGGKNYCGMFYQPRHVYSDITALDTLPEREILSGLGEVVKHGFICSRELVEYLHDNAEKVLKLDRSVMSEIVARCCEIKADVVSRDEKEGGVRRILNYGHTVGHAIETFSGYEMAHGECVAYGMRIVSRACNRDKMLSDEDLALHEAVMDRLGMATARLDIKPDEIMELMKRDKKVKEGSVVVVGLESLGKAVIREDFPLELIRAELENIAE from the coding sequence ATGCCCACTGTCAGCGTTGAACTTCGGGGCGAGTTCGACAATTCATACGAAATCAACGTCGGCTGTTCCCTCATGGACACAGTTGTCGCGGACCTGTGTGAAAGGAAATACGGACATACCCCGGTAATCATCTGCGACGAGAATACCCGCGAACTTTTCGGACTGGAAATGTCCGAAAAGCTCGCGCTGAAAGATATCGAAGCCCTGCTGCTGACTGTTCCCGCCGGAGAAAACAGCAAATCGCTGGACGTATTCAGGTCCCTGCTCGAAGCCATGCTTGAAGCCGGTATAAACCGGCAGGATGTAGTGGTGGCGCTCGGCGGAGGTGTGGTCGGCGACCTTTCCGGATATGTGGCCGGTAGCTATATGCGCGGCATCAATTTCGTGCAGGTTCCGACCACCCTGCTCTCACAGGTCGATTCCTCGGTGGGTGGAAAGGTTGCGGTGAACATCAGCGGAGGCAAAAACTACTGCGGAATGTTCTACCAGCCCAGGCATGTCTATTCCGACATCACGGCACTGGACACCCTGCCGGAAAGAGAAATCCTCAGCGGCCTTGGCGAGGTTGTCAAACACGGATTCATCTGCAGCCGCGAACTGGTCGAATATCTGCATGATAATGCCGAAAAGGTGCTGAAGCTGGACCGGTCCGTCATGTCGGAAATAGTGGCCCGCTGCTGCGAAATAAAAGCCGATGTCGTCTCCCGTGACGAAAAGGAAGGCGGTGTACGCCGCATACTGAACTACGGGCATACTGTCGGGCACGCCATTGAAACATTCTCCGGGTACGAAATGGCTCACGGCGAATGCGTTGCCTACGGCATGCGCATAGTTTCAAGAGCCTGCAACCGGGATAAAATGCTTTCCGATGAAGACCTTGCGCTGCATGAAGCTGTCATGGACCGGCTCGGAATGGCTACGGCCAGGCTGGACATAAAACCCGATGAAATCATGGAACTCATGAAACGGGATAAGAAAGTCAAAGAAGGTTCGGTTGTAGTGGTCGGGCTGGAAAGTCTCGGCAAAGCAGTTATCCGCGAAGATTTTCCGCTGGAGCTTATCCGGGCGGAACTTGAAAATATAGCCGAGTAG
- the metC gene encoding cystathionine beta-lyase, protein MHKISTRLINSGKQESQLSINTINPPLHRASTVLFDSYADMLKANQGRFEGIEYGTSGLAAQKAFESAMTELEGAHGCRAFQSGIAAIAMVLTAFTAQGDHILICDNVYGPTRRFCNEMLAKYGVTTEFLPSASGADISGFIRENTRLVFMESPGSNTFEIQDIPAITKVCREKGIVTVMDNTWATPLYLNPFKLGVDVSIQSATKYITGHSDILLGTVSATEEHWETFEKCCGIYEAFASQEDCYQALRGLRTLQVRLRQHEKSALEIARWLSGHEAVESVIHPALESHPQHEIWKRDFTGSSGLFGFTLREDLENKDHALFVDSLKLFGLGYSWGGYKSLITGGRFQRTNPFGYEGKTIFRLNIGLEDPQDLMDDLDQGLGRI, encoded by the coding sequence ATGCACAAAATTTCCACAAGACTGATCAATTCCGGCAAACAGGAATCACAACTTTCCATAAACACCATCAATCCTCCGCTGCACCGGGCCTCAACGGTCCTGTTCGATTCATACGCGGATATGCTCAAGGCCAATCAGGGCCGGTTCGAAGGGATTGAATACGGCACGTCCGGACTGGCCGCCCAAAAAGCCTTTGAGTCGGCAATGACTGAACTAGAAGGAGCACACGGATGCCGGGCCTTCCAATCCGGAATTGCGGCCATCGCGATGGTCCTTACCGCTTTTACCGCACAGGGCGACCATATCCTCATCTGCGACAATGTTTACGGGCCGACCCGCCGTTTTTGCAACGAAATGCTGGCCAAATACGGCGTCACAACCGAGTTCCTGCCCTCCGCATCCGGGGCGGACATTTCAGGATTCATCCGCGAAAACACCAGACTAGTGTTCATGGAATCACCGGGGTCAAACACATTCGAAATACAGGATATCCCCGCAATCACCAAAGTCTGCCGGGAAAAAGGCATCGTCACCGTCATGGACAATACGTGGGCCACCCCCCTGTACCTGAATCCCTTCAAGCTGGGCGTGGATGTATCCATACAGTCCGCCACCAAATACATCACCGGGCATTCGGACATCCTGCTCGGAACTGTTTCCGCCACAGAGGAACATTGGGAGACATTTGAAAAATGCTGCGGAATTTACGAAGCATTCGCCTCGCAGGAAGACTGCTATCAGGCATTGCGGGGGCTGCGCACTCTTCAGGTGCGCCTGCGTCAGCATGAGAAATCCGCCCTTGAAATTGCCCGCTGGCTCTCAGGCCACGAAGCAGTGGAATCCGTCATCCACCCGGCCCTTGAAAGCCATCCCCAGCATGAAATCTGGAAAAGGGACTTCACTGGATCCAGCGGTCTTTTCGGATTCACCCTGCGGGAAGATCTGGAAAACAAGGATCACGCCCTTTTCGTGGATTCCCTCAAGCTGTTCGGGCTGGGATACAGCTGGGGCGGATACAAAAGCCTCATAACCGGAGGAAGATTCCAACGGACCAACCCCTTCGGATACGAAGGAAAAACCATATTCAGACTGAACATCGGCCTTGAAGACCCGCAGGATCTGATGGACGATCTTGATCAGGGGCTTGGAAGAATCTGA